A genomic window from Anthonomus grandis grandis chromosome 2, icAntGran1.3, whole genome shotgun sequence includes:
- the LOC126749548 gene encoding uncharacterized protein LOC126749548, giving the protein MASKRTKLMIDMCKENGFDNLCAVEDGKQTWQEICCTSTNVIDQIPSTSQDVLTEMSEQSNKKEFVTLHNVPLSTTPYFEDDVSSIHEVLPSPGNEQLGDDPGDCDDSDKDKDYAPESESSDSDMVNLQQLADKIKKKNNNSAGQVENVIKENRRGRKTVKEETREKRKLRKTNRNLGREYTTSKGKLIRKRERRPLCSCRNGCCSKVDDVQLDMLFDYFWSIGDFDERVAYTASLITKQRKKTAITSERKKKRDCVNVFHLKVNGELIQVCKGCFEKTFDISNKFITTVLLKMNSTGICEKDKRGRKEPPNKISENSLQLVKDHIASIPTYESHYFHLFYN; this is encoded by the exons ATGGCttcaaaaagaacaaaattaatgatTGATATGTGCAAAGAAAATGGATTTGATAATCTTTGTGCCGTTGAGGATG gtaaGCAGACTTGGCAAGAGATTTGTTGTACAAGCACCAATGTCATAGACCAGATACCATCTACTTCACAGGATGTTTTAACAGAGATGTCAGAGCAATCTAATAAGAAGGAATTCGTTACTTTGCATAATGTTCCTTTATCTACAACACCGTATTTTGAGGATGATGTGTCATCTATACACG AGGTTCTGCCATCACCAGGTAACGAACAATTAGGTGATGATCCTGGCGATTGTGACGACAGCGATAAGGATAAAGACTACGCCCCAGAGTCAGAAAGTTCAGATTCTGATATGGTTAATCTACAGCAACTtgcagataaaataaaaaagaaaaacaacaattCGGCGGGTCAAGTGGAAaatgttattaaagaaaataggcGAGGTCGGAAAACAGTAAAGGAAGAAACCAGGGAGAAAAGAAAgttaagaaaaacaaacagaaaTTTGGGTAGGGAATATACTACCAGCAAGGGGAAACTTATCAGAAAAAGAGAGAGAAGACCTTTATGCTCTTGTAGGAATGGATGTTGTAGTAAAGTAGATGATGTTCAGTTGGACATGCTTTTTGATTATTTCTGGTCAATTGGCGACTTTGACGAGAGGGTTGCCTATACCGCAAGTCTTATTACGAAACAAAGAAAGAAAACAGCAATAACGTCAGAAAGGAAGAAAAAGCGAGACTGTGTTAACGTTTTTCATTTGAAAGTTAATGGCGAGTTGATTCAAGTTTGTAAAGGGTGCTTTGAAAAAACCTTcgatatttctaataaatttataacgactgtattattaaaaatgaactcAACAGGAATATGTGAAAAAGATAAAAGAGGTCGTAAAGAGCCTCCAAACAAAATAAGTGAAAACAGTTTGCAGCTAGTAAAAGATCACATAGCTTCCATTCCAACCTACGAAAGCCATTATT ttcatttgttttataattgA
- the LOC126750093 gene encoding probable 18S rRNA (guanine-N(7))-methyltransferase, translating into MSRPEHLAPPEIFYNEDEAKKYTQNTRIMEIQEQMTERAMELLLLPEGQPCFVLDIGCGSGLSGSVLEENGHFWIGMDISTAMLDVAVDREVEGDLILSDMGQGCPFRAGAFDGAISISALQWLCNADKTHHRPVQRLYKFFSSLYACLSRSARAVLQFYPENGEQMELVTAQAMKAGFYGGVVVDYPNSTKAKKFFLVLMTGGNVPLPQGLGTEGSSQGVDYAKRERVKNQRGKPLKSVKNWIQDKKERRRRQGKNVRPDSKFTGRKRSGRF; encoded by the exons ATGTCACGGCCAGAGCATTTGGCTCCCCCCGAGATC TTTTATAACGAAGATGAGGCCAAAAAGTACACTCAAAA cacAAGAATCATGGAAATTCAGGAGCAAATGACCGAAAGGGCTATGGAACTTTTGCTTCTACCTGAGGGCCAGCCTTGCTTCGTTCTCGATATTGGTTGCGGCTCAGGACTTAGCGGAAGTGTTTTAGAAGAAAATGGACACTTTTGGATTGGAATGGATATATCAACAGCCATGTTGG aTGTGGCTGTCGATAGAGAGGTGGAAGGAGATTTGATTTTATCTGATATGGGACAGGGCTGCCCATTTAGAGCAG GTGCATTTGATGGGGCCATATCAATATCCGCATTGCAATGGCTATGTAATGCGGACAAAACTCACCATAGACCTGTGCAAAGActttataagttttttagttCTTTATATGCTTGTTTG AGTAGATCGGCCAGAGCTGTCTTGCAATTTTATCCAGAAAATGGCGAGCAAATGGAACTAGTAACCGCACAAGCTATGAAAGCTGGATTTTACGGGGGCGTAGTGGTCGATTATCCGAATTCTACTAAAGCGAAGAAGTTTTTCTTAGTGTTAATGACAGGCGGGAATGTTCCTTTGCCCCAAGGGTTGGGTACAGAAGGCTCAAGTCAAG gtgttGATTATGCCAAAAGGGAACGAGTAAAGAACCAAAGAGGAAAACCCTTAAAAAGCGTCAAAAATTGGATTCAAGACAAAAAGGAACGTAGACGTAGACAAGGAAAGAACGTCAGACCGGATTCTAAATTCACTGGGAGGAAAAGAAGCGGAAGATTTTAA